A window of the Chloroflexus sp. Y-396-1 genome harbors these coding sequences:
- a CDS encoding LIM domain-containing protein yields MTAHDSRCASCGQPLAGSYYVLVDRPERFCPQCIATRPRCNTCGAPLGNHFWKLHDGRQQCDACHAVAIYDPSRAQDLFQQTAGLLATGMGLQLRVGVAFRLVDAPTMARLRGLVAPGQDTLGLYRRQNHVRVIYLLYGLPLLVFRITAAHEYAHAWQAEHCPLLRNDFLREGHAEWVAYRHLLQLGSHKAAARMLDENHPYQKPLRHLLNLEAQLGVEGVNAYMMRVDD; encoded by the coding sequence ATGACCGCTCATGATTCGCGCTGTGCCAGTTGTGGGCAACCGTTGGCCGGTAGTTATTACGTATTAGTTGATCGCCCAGAGCGGTTTTGCCCACAGTGTATTGCTACTCGGCCCCGTTGTAATACGTGCGGTGCGCCGCTCGGCAATCACTTCTGGAAGCTGCATGATGGGCGACAGCAGTGTGATGCCTGCCATGCCGTGGCAATCTACGATCCGAGTCGCGCACAAGACCTGTTTCAGCAGACAGCGGGCCTGCTGGCTACAGGGATGGGGTTACAGCTTCGGGTAGGGGTGGCCTTTCGTCTGGTTGATGCGCCGACGATGGCCCGGTTACGTGGCCTGGTTGCTCCCGGTCAGGATACACTTGGGTTGTACCGACGGCAGAATCATGTGCGAGTCATTTATTTGCTCTACGGGTTGCCGTTACTCGTTTTTCGTATCACGGCAGCCCATGAGTATGCACACGCCTGGCAGGCCGAGCACTGTCCACTGTTGCGGAATGATTTTCTCCGTGAAGGGCATGCGGAGTGGGTCGCCTATCGCCATCTCTTGCAGCTTGGGAGTCATAAAGCGGCGGCACGGATGCTTGACGAAAACCATCCCTATCAAAAGCCGCTGCGCCATCTGTTGAACCTGGAAGCACAATTAGGGGTTGAAGGGGTCAATGCGTATATGATGCGGGTCGATGACTGA
- a CDS encoding alpha/beta hydrolase, which produces MTTIRTIERRPFIEQGPAPLLVMLHGFGSHERDLFELADMIDDRVHIVSARAPIALPWGGFAWYELSGAPGRLIPDPVGRSQAVELLIRFISELPGRIGTDPQRTYLFGFSQGAILSLALAWRIPERLAGVIAANGYLDPAFTTQPPAAGIERLPILQLHGTYDEVIPVEHARSTRDILARYAPRHRYHEDPVGHSLHPNGLSLMQHWLAEQLDGPPPHAP; this is translated from the coding sequence ATGACAACGATTCGCACCATTGAACGCCGACCATTCATTGAGCAAGGGCCGGCCCCACTCTTGGTCATGTTGCACGGTTTTGGTAGCCATGAACGTGATCTCTTTGAACTGGCTGATATGATCGATGATCGGGTCCATATTGTGAGTGCGCGGGCACCAATTGCACTCCCCTGGGGAGGATTTGCATGGTACGAGCTGAGTGGCGCGCCGGGCCGGTTAATTCCCGATCCAGTTGGGCGATCACAGGCGGTTGAATTATTGATTAGGTTCATCAGTGAATTGCCGGGTCGGATCGGCACCGATCCCCAGCGTACCTATTTGTTTGGCTTCAGTCAGGGTGCTATCTTGAGCCTGGCGCTGGCCTGGCGGATTCCGGAACGACTGGCCGGTGTTATTGCGGCCAATGGGTATCTTGATCCGGCCTTCACTACGCAGCCACCGGCTGCCGGTATCGAGCGGCTTCCTATTCTGCAATTGCACGGAACCTACGATGAGGTGATTCCGGTCGAGCACGCCCGAAGTACTCGTGATATACTGGCGCGCTACGCGCCTCGTCATCGGTATCACGAGGATCCGGTTGGGCACAGCTTGCATCCAAACGGTTTGAGTCTCATGCAGCACTGGCTGGCCGAGCAACTCGATGGGCCGCCGCCGCACGCTCCCTGA
- a CDS encoding LysM peptidoglycan-binding domain-containing protein, whose translation MLTETTLWFLLIFIFLAPPISALVLRIGQRFIGAVGIAVGMTGILIGVAAAIFTISRNPLPPLRIGDLTLLPAWVPPVTDSLDQELLPIMPTMPVVPTMTPRPTLTVTATRTPEPTPTAEPTPTVEPTPTAEPTATPEPPATPTAAGPRRYTVQAGDTLRIIAERFGVTIEAILQANNLTPAQGDNLQVGQELVIP comes from the coding sequence ATGTTGACAGAAACAACACTCTGGTTCCTGCTGATCTTTATTTTTTTGGCGCCGCCGATCAGTGCACTTGTGCTGCGCATTGGTCAGCGTTTCATTGGCGCCGTCGGCATCGCAGTTGGAATGACTGGCATTCTGATCGGAGTGGCAGCGGCTATCTTTACAATCAGTCGGAACCCATTGCCACCCCTGCGGATCGGTGATTTGACGTTGTTACCGGCCTGGGTACCGCCGGTTACCGATTCGCTTGATCAAGAGCTGTTACCGATCATGCCAACAATGCCGGTCGTACCAACAATGACACCCCGACCAACGCTAACGGTAACGGCAACGAGGACGCCTGAACCAACACCCACTGCCGAACCAACTCCCACCGTTGAACCAACCCCCACTGCCGAACCAACCGCGACTCCGGAACCTCCTGCTACCCCAACAGCCGCCGGACCACGACGTTATACTGTGCAAGCCGGGGATACATTGCGTATCATTGCCGAACGGTTTGGGGTTACAATTGAAGCAATTCTACAGGCTAATAATCTTACTCCGGCACAGGGTGACAACCTGCAAGTCGGGCAGGAACTGGTGATCCCATGA
- a CDS encoding LCP family protein produces the protein MDRQRGNRRQRPPTLPQGSARERVALLRARRRQRWRWLVLIGGIVCVLLLAFSGVGWVWHTLSSMRQNELRPPARTATLTSAMFRQPFTVLLLGVDQRTDGAEGVRSDTLILAYIHPTEQWVSLLSIPRDTVAVIPGLGEQKINAAYSYGYQHAASLYGLGTDPAAAGGALTAETVAMLLNMPVDYVAQLDFSGFERLIDAIGGVLIDVPAPLLDSSFPTDDYGYERIFIPAGLQILDGKTALKYARSRHGSSDFDRAQRQQMLLRAVVATIQRRGLIDQAGVLTTFIEEARRSIKTTLPIDDPAALRDLLMLAQAIDVGRIATFSINPRDVAVVAEIGSDIYWNRRDLEMLVERVRAGPQIDSEQAKVQVLNGTSVNGLAGRISRALTQANFQTLPASNTERREKTILIDYTGKPKTLARLAAHLGLPPSQVFATPPADAPPQPLGADIVLVVGLDYEPRWALVP, from the coding sequence ATGGATCGACAACGTGGTAACCGACGGCAACGCCCACCTACGTTACCGCAAGGCAGTGCACGGGAACGAGTTGCCCTACTTCGTGCCCGGCGTCGGCAGCGTTGGCGATGGCTGGTTCTCATTGGTGGAATCGTTTGTGTGCTGCTGCTAGCGTTCAGCGGTGTAGGTTGGGTATGGCATACTCTGTCCAGTATGCGCCAGAATGAACTGCGCCCGCCGGCCAGGACGGCAACGCTGACTAGTGCAATGTTTCGGCAGCCATTTACGGTATTGCTGCTCGGTGTTGATCAACGTACCGATGGCGCCGAGGGAGTGCGCAGTGATACATTGATTCTGGCGTACATCCATCCGACCGAACAGTGGGTCAGTTTGCTCTCGATCCCACGAGATACGGTGGCCGTGATCCCCGGTCTTGGCGAACAGAAGATCAATGCTGCGTACAGTTATGGCTATCAGCATGCAGCCAGTCTGTACGGGCTTGGCACTGATCCGGCCGCTGCTGGGGGAGCGTTGACTGCCGAGACGGTCGCGATGCTGCTGAATATGCCGGTTGATTATGTGGCTCAACTCGATTTTAGCGGCTTTGAACGGTTAATCGATGCGATAGGTGGCGTTTTGATCGACGTTCCTGCGCCACTTCTCGACAGTAGTTTTCCTACCGATGATTATGGGTACGAACGTATCTTCATTCCTGCCGGTCTACAGATACTCGATGGGAAGACTGCGTTGAAGTACGCACGATCCCGTCACGGTTCGAGTGATTTCGATCGTGCCCAACGGCAACAGATGTTGTTGCGGGCAGTGGTTGCGACGATCCAGCGGCGGGGCCTGATCGATCAGGCAGGGGTGTTGACAACATTCATCGAAGAGGCGCGGCGCAGTATCAAGACGACTCTGCCAATTGACGATCCGGCTGCCTTGCGCGATTTGTTGATGTTGGCCCAGGCTATTGATGTCGGGCGGATCGCAACATTCAGTATCAATCCGCGTGATGTGGCAGTAGTTGCCGAAATTGGATCGGATATTTACTGGAACCGGCGCGATCTGGAAATGTTGGTCGAACGAGTCCGGGCTGGACCGCAAATCGACAGCGAACAGGCGAAGGTGCAGGTCTTAAACGGTACCTCGGTGAACGGTCTGGCAGGGCGAATCAGTCGTGCATTGACGCAAGCAAATTTTCAGACATTGCCTGCCAGTAATACCGAACGGCGTGAGAAGACGATACTGATCGATTACACTGGGAAACCGAAAACACTGGCCCGGCTGGCTGCACATTTGGGGTTGCCACCGAGTCAGGTTTTTGCGACACCACCGGCTGATGCACCGCCACAACCCTTGGGCGCAGATATTGTGCTGGTCGTTGGGTTGGATTACGAACCACGCTGGGCATTGGTACCGTAA
- a CDS encoding PP2C family protein-serine/threonine phosphatase, whose product MADLEMRVAVAKVPRYGDIESGDTLETIERPGGGFSFVLVDGQGSGRSAKTLSHLVATRAITLLKDGARDGAVARAVHDYLYTYRMGQAAATLNILSVDFAGPKILVTRNNPAPFFVITPQEMRSFNAPSSPIGLQPLIRPHISEIPVVPYTYVVLFTDGLLRAGERRGEDLGLPNYLAAWPAHEGRDPQTLVDSILQRALELDDGQPSDDMSIVVLAILPINGIPGLRRLTMSAPIVASSLYEPPDEPEVIDE is encoded by the coding sequence ATGGCCGATCTGGAAATGCGTGTAGCAGTTGCCAAAGTTCCCCGGTATGGTGATATTGAGAGTGGTGATACGCTCGAGACGATTGAGCGTCCGGGTGGTGGGTTTTCGTTTGTTCTGGTTGATGGGCAGGGCAGTGGCCGCAGTGCCAAAACGTTGTCGCATCTGGTAGCGACGCGAGCGATTACGTTGCTGAAAGACGGGGCACGTGATGGAGCAGTGGCGCGAGCTGTCCATGACTATCTGTATACCTATCGAATGGGACAGGCGGCAGCAACGTTGAATATTCTTTCGGTTGATTTTGCCGGGCCAAAGATTCTGGTTACCCGTAATAATCCGGCGCCGTTTTTCGTCATTACACCGCAGGAAATGCGCAGTTTTAACGCGCCCTCCAGTCCGATTGGCTTGCAACCATTAATCCGTCCTCATATCAGTGAGATACCGGTTGTCCCCTATACCTATGTCGTCTTGTTTACCGATGGCTTGTTGCGAGCAGGAGAGCGACGTGGTGAGGATTTGGGGTTGCCCAATTATCTGGCGGCGTGGCCGGCCCATGAGGGCCGTGATCCACAGACACTGGTTGATAGTATTCTCCAGCGTGCGCTTGAGCTTGATGATGGTCAACCGTCTGATGATATGAGTATTGTGGTGCTGGCCATTTTGCCGATCAACGGTATCCCCGGATTGCGTCGATTGACGATGAGTGCACCAATCGTAGCATCTAGCCTGTACGAACCACCTGATGAGCCGGAAGTAATAGATGAGTAG